A window of Vigna unguiculata cultivar IT97K-499-35 chromosome 4, ASM411807v1, whole genome shotgun sequence contains these coding sequences:
- the LOC114180580 gene encoding uncharacterized protein LOC114180580: protein MVPPLSIKDFAALVEKTRVIEKMKNEVEGQRPQQPQRIGGPSGSKPRHDERRRPYDRPHYQPQGSRSLPPQQGRVLCYICGGPPIQTPHQHQRRDKGNRPQTTSMVYAMSGAEATGSSNLVMGSCMIAGLVRTLSLCARCPMEVEGRRYKMNLICLPLQELEVILGMDWLSTNHILIDFQGNRLLFHDSEEPELLCSQGVLKELQDGAQCFMILTHLVVEKEERTLVIPVVHEFEDVFPDEVLGLPPAERWSSLSI from the exons ATGGTACCACCCttatccatcaaggattttgctgcTCTAGTAGAGAAGACAAGAGTAatagagaagatgaagaatgaggtaGAGGGTCAGCGACCACAGCAACCtcagaggattggtggaccatctgggtccaagcccaGACATGATgagcggaggagaccatatGACAGACCTCACTATCAGCCTCAGGGGTCTAGGAGCCTTCCTCCCCAGCAGGGTCGAGTGTTGTGTTACATATGTGGGGGCCCTCCAATTCAGACTCCCCACCAACATCAGCGGAGGGACaaaggcaacaggcctcagacAACCAGCATGGTGTATGCTATGTCAGGAGCAGAGGCAACTGGCTCAAGTAACTTAGTTATGGGTAGTTGCATGATAGCTG GTTTAGTCAGGACGTTGTCCTTATGTGCTAGGTGTCCAatggaggtagagggacgcaggtacaaAATGAACCTAATCTGCCTGCCTCTAcaagagttggaggtgatcttggggatggattggctctctaccAATCACATTCTTATAGATTTTCAAGGAAATAGATTGTTATTTCAcgactcagaggagcctgagttgttatGCTCCCAAGGAGTTCTTAAGGAGCTACAAGATGGTGCTCAGTGCTTCATGATACTTACACATCTTGTGGTGGAGAAAGAGGAGAGGACGTTAGTTATACCGGTCGTGCATGAGTTTGAGGATGTATTCCCGGATGAGGTGCTAGGGTTGCCTCCCgcagagaggtggagttctctatcgaTCTAG